The Henckelia pumila isolate YLH828 chromosome 2, ASM3356847v2, whole genome shotgun sequence genome includes a window with the following:
- the LOC140883056 gene encoding uncharacterized protein isoform X2 gives MHDGSSACQRQEFVSVPQTEKTLEMTAETSNYNKHWKKPNLFLEIPKVSDQEFVRMKMPPTPTPTPRRVNFFLSPSPSDLRFNESPGPSSTRAKSSIRNLLTKLSFKYRDTNSDIEKATTVDSVFPPVVTQDKPSMSRSWSLSKIFTPRIKRMSSLPVTRDSNPDGAHGGSIDNHLNNTNNTRHMSRSLSVPVIDKEKGIRAKDSFFRVIPSTPRVIDGDPEVSIAATVDNENNEANGEDIPEDEAVCRICFVELCEGGETLKMECSCKGELALAHQECALKWFGIKGNKTCDVCKQEVRNLPVTLLRIQSSVDHNTPTHNFGHMEINGYRVWQEVPILAIVSMLAYFCFLEQLLVGKMGSGAIAISLPFSCVLGLLSSMTSSTMVKRGFIWVYASIQFALVVLFAHILYNMVHVQAVLSILLATFAGFGVSMSGSSITVEILRWRRRRHARANQNQMILNPGRRPPSSHVATSSYGSPSSYDRDVENPETFSGR, from the exons ATGCATGATGGGAGTAGTGCGTGTCAAAGGCAAGAATTTGTTTCGGTTCCTCAG acAGAAAAAACATTGGAAATGACTGCAGAAACATCAAACTACAACAAGCATTGGAAAAAGCCAAACCTTTTCTTGGAGATACCCAAGGTTTCTGATCAAGAATTTGTCCGAATGAAGATGCCTCCCACTCCAACCCCCACCCCAAGAAGAGTTAACTTCTTTTTATCACCAAGCCCTTCAGATTTGAGATTTAATGAGTCACCTGGACCTTCCTCAACTCGCGCCAAATCATCCATTAGAAATCTCTTGACCAAGTTAAGTTTCAAATATCGAGATACCAATTCAGATATAGAGAAAGCTACAACTGTTGACTCTGTTTTTCCTCCCGTTGTTACCCAAGATAAGCCCTCGATGTCACGATCATGGTCACTCTCAAAAATTTTTACGCCTAGAATAAAGAGGATGTCGTCCTTGCCTGTAACTAGGGATTCCAATCCAGATGGTGCTCATGGTGGAAGCATCGACAATCATCTAAATAAC aCAAATAACACGCGACACATGTCCCGATCACTTTCGGTCCCAGTCATTGACAAAGAGAAAGGCATTCGAGCAAAGGATTCATTCTTTCGTGTGATTCCCTCAACTCCTAGAGTGATAGATGGAGATCCTGAAGTGTCAATAGCTGCAACAGTGGATAAtg AAAATAATGAAGCCAATGGTGAAGATATACCCGAAGATGAAGCTGTTTGTCGAATTTGCTTTGTTGAACTATGTGAAGGAGGAGAAACCCTTAAGATGGAATGCAGCTGCAAAGGTGAACTTGCTTTGGCTCATCAGGAATGTGCATTAAAATGGTTTGGAATTAAGGGTAACAAGACATGCGATGTTTGCAAACAAGAAGTTCGGAATCTTCCTGTCACGCTTCTACGTATTCAAAGCTCTGTGGATCATAATACCCCCACACATAATTTCGGGCATATGGAGATCAATGGATACAG GGTTTGGCAGGAAGTGCCGATTCTTGCCATTGTTAGCATGCTTGCCTACTTCTGTTTTCTTGAACAGCTTTTG GTAGGAAAAATGGGCAGTGGTGCAATTGCCATTTCACTTCCATTTTCTTGTGTGCTTGGCCTACTCTCATCCATGACCTCTTCAACTATGG TGAAAAGAGGATTCATTTGGGTTTATGCATCGATCCAATTCGCCCTTGTGGTTCTCTTTGCTCATATCCTATACAACATG GTTCATGTGCAAGCGGTCCTATCAATCCTTCTTGCAACGTTTGCGGGGTTTGGTGTATCGATGAGTGGAAGCTCCATTACCGTGGAGATCCTGAGGTGGAGGAGACGAAGGCATGCTAGAGCAAATCAGAATCAGATGATATTGAATCCTGGTCGACGCCCCCCATCGAGCCATGTTGCTACATCATCATATGGGAGTCCTTCCTCATACGACAGAGATGTCGAAAATCCTGAAACGTTTAGTGGACgataa
- the LOC140883056 gene encoding uncharacterized protein isoform X3 produces the protein MKTSGEKKGEQMHDGSSACQRQEFVSVPQTEKTLEMTAETSNYNKHWKKPNLFLEIPKVSDQEFVRMKMPPTPTPTPRRVNFFLSPSPSDLRFNESPGPSSTRAKSSIRNLLTKLSFKYRDTNSDIEKATTVDSVFPPVVTQDKPSMSRSWSLSKIFTPRIKRMSSLPVTRDSNPDGAHGGSIDNHLNNTNNTRHMSRSLSVPVIDKEKGIRAKDSFFRVIPSTPRVIDGDPEVSIAATVDNENNEANGEDIPEDEAVCRICFVELCEGGETLKMECSCKGELALAHQECALKWFGIKGNKTCDVCKQEVRNLPVTLLRIQSSVDHNTPTHNFGHMEINGYRVWQEVPILAIVSMLAYFCFLEQLLVGKMGSGAIAISLPFSCVLGLLSSMTSSTMGSCASGPINPSCNVCGVWCIDEWKLHYRGDPEVEETKAC, from the exons ATGAAAACTAGTGGAGAGAAGAAGGGCGAGCAGATGCATGATGGGAGTAGTGCGTGTCAAAGGCAAGAATTTGTTTCGGTTCCTCAG acAGAAAAAACATTGGAAATGACTGCAGAAACATCAAACTACAACAAGCATTGGAAAAAGCCAAACCTTTTCTTGGAGATACCCAAGGTTTCTGATCAAGAATTTGTCCGAATGAAGATGCCTCCCACTCCAACCCCCACCCCAAGAAGAGTTAACTTCTTTTTATCACCAAGCCCTTCAGATTTGAGATTTAATGAGTCACCTGGACCTTCCTCAACTCGCGCCAAATCATCCATTAGAAATCTCTTGACCAAGTTAAGTTTCAAATATCGAGATACCAATTCAGATATAGAGAAAGCTACAACTGTTGACTCTGTTTTTCCTCCCGTTGTTACCCAAGATAAGCCCTCGATGTCACGATCATGGTCACTCTCAAAAATTTTTACGCCTAGAATAAAGAGGATGTCGTCCTTGCCTGTAACTAGGGATTCCAATCCAGATGGTGCTCATGGTGGAAGCATCGACAATCATCTAAATAAC aCAAATAACACGCGACACATGTCCCGATCACTTTCGGTCCCAGTCATTGACAAAGAGAAAGGCATTCGAGCAAAGGATTCATTCTTTCGTGTGATTCCCTCAACTCCTAGAGTGATAGATGGAGATCCTGAAGTGTCAATAGCTGCAACAGTGGATAAtg AAAATAATGAAGCCAATGGTGAAGATATACCCGAAGATGAAGCTGTTTGTCGAATTTGCTTTGTTGAACTATGTGAAGGAGGAGAAACCCTTAAGATGGAATGCAGCTGCAAAGGTGAACTTGCTTTGGCTCATCAGGAATGTGCATTAAAATGGTTTGGAATTAAGGGTAACAAGACATGCGATGTTTGCAAACAAGAAGTTCGGAATCTTCCTGTCACGCTTCTACGTATTCAAAGCTCTGTGGATCATAATACCCCCACACATAATTTCGGGCATATGGAGATCAATGGATACAG GGTTTGGCAGGAAGTGCCGATTCTTGCCATTGTTAGCATGCTTGCCTACTTCTGTTTTCTTGAACAGCTTTTG GTAGGAAAAATGGGCAGTGGTGCAATTGCCATTTCACTTCCATTTTCTTGTGTGCTTGGCCTACTCTCATCCATGACCTCTTCAACTATGG GTTCATGTGCAAGCGGTCCTATCAATCCTTCTTGCAACGTTTGCGGGGTTTGGTGTATCGATGAGTGGAAGCTCCATTACCGTGGAGATCCTGAGGTGGAGGAGACGAAGGCATGCTAG
- the LOC140877952 gene encoding serine/threonine-protein kinase GRIK2: MGCCECFGFAFAKKPKKVIRPSRRLSNDTSQEFLLDEETGDEEDDSYDGDMTDMGNGGESDFQSPTKRSEEILMHRMQSGLVCREIPVKETRSVLRSEDENENKMVNEYVRESKIGAGSYGKVNLYRSRLDGKHYAIKVFHKSHLLKLRVGPSETAMTDVLREVLIMKVLGHPNIVNLIEVIDDPTTDHFYMVLEYVEGKWVCEDTGPAGSLGEDTARKYLRDIVSGLMYLHAHNIVHGDIKPDNLLITGSGTVKIGDFSVSQVFEGDHDELRRSPGTPVFTAPECCLGTTYRGKAADTWAVGVTLYCMVMGNYPFLGETLQDTYDKIVNNPLLLPDDMNPLLKNLLEGLLCKDPTQRMTLEDVAQHEWVVRGDGLILEYLCWCKRNNLETGVSAEREVHA; this comes from the exons ATGGGTTGCTGTGAGTGTTTTGGTTTCGCCTTTGCAAAAAAACCCAAGAAGGTTATCCGACCCAGTAGGAGGTTATCCAATGACACTTCCCAGGAGTTCTTGTTGGATGAAGAGACAggcgatgaagaagatgattcTTATGATGGCGACATGACTGATATGGGGAATGGGGGTGAATCTGATTTCCAAAGTCCTACAAAACGATCAGAGGAAATTCTCATGCACCGGATGCAGAGTGGACTTGTTTGCAGAGAGATCCCCGTTAAAGAAACTCGTAGTGTCCTTCGTTCAGAG GATGAAAACGAAAATAAGATGGTTAATGAATATGTCCGTGAAAGCAAAATAGGCGCTGGCAGCTATGGAAAAGTG AATCTCTATCGAAGCCGTTTGGATGGAAAACACTATGCAATAAAG GTCTTTCACAAGTCTCATTTGTTAAAGCTGAGAGTTGGACCCTCAGAAACTGCGATGACTGATGTTCTCCGTGAG GTTTTAATCATGAAAGTATTGGGTCATCCAAATATTGTCAATCTCATTGAGGTTATCGATGACCCCACAACAGATCACTTTTATATGG TTCTCGAATATGTGGAAGGCAAATGGGTCTGCGAGGATACTGGTCCTGCGGGTAGCTTAGGAGAAGACACTGCTAGGAAGTACTTGCGTGACATTGTTTCTGGTTTGATGTATCTTCATGCCCAT AATATAGTGCATGgggatatcaaacctgataacTTATTAATTACTGGTTCTGGCACTGTTAAGATCGGGGATTTCAGCGTCAGCCAGGTTTTTGAG GGTGATCACGATGAGCTTCGTCGGTCTCCTGGAACTCCAGTATTTACTGCACCAGAGTGTTGTTTAGGTACAACCTATCGTGGAAAAGCTGCTGATACATGGGCAGTTGGAGTAACTTTGTACTGTATGGTTATGGGTAATTACCCTTTTCTAGGAGAGACTTTACAAGACACGTATGACAAG ATAGTAAATAACCCATTGTTACTCCCGGACGATATGAACCCTCTCTTGAAGAATCTGCTTGAGGGCCTTCTTTGCAAAG ATCCCACACAACGTATGACTCTAGAGGATGTTGCCCAGCACGAGTGGGTCGTGAGAGGAGATGGGCTGATTCTCGAGTACTTATGTTGGTGTAAGCGCAACAATCTTGAGACAGGAGTGTCTGCAGAGCGCGAAGTTCATGCTTGA
- the LOC140880647 gene encoding uncharacterized protein: MEIDGFGAMMVNNETKKSKLLSVEDYLDFFDNRDALHLTVNQLQQIISMHGFRKIKTQKRNLIDILSAMELSDLRRSTLLNDGVSGDARLGLEEVIDDLKHLDWKECHVTSLLTQGGEASATSNSTATSCNTLSVKRRGSKRRKTSKLSEVGRLGADLPMSSPGTTVDAGSTAASLNF, translated from the exons ATGGAAATCGATGGATTCGGAGCGATGATGGTGAATAATGAGACGAAGAAATCGAAGCTGCTGTCTGTGGAAGATTACCTCGATTTCTTTGATAACCGAGATGCTCTCCATCTCACAGTCAATCAACTTCAACAG ATCATCAGCATGCACGGCTTCAGaaaaatcaaaactcaaaag AGaaatttgattgatattttgaGCGCAATGGAGCTGAGTGACCTGCGGCGATCGACGCTGTTAAACGACGGCGTATCGGGCGATGCTCGCCTGGGTTTGGAGGAAGTGATCGACGACCTCAAACATCTCGACTGGAAGGAATGCCACGTCACCTCTCTCCTCACCCAAGGCGGCGAAGCCTCTGCCACCTCCAACTCCACCGCCACCAGCTGCAACACTCTGTCGGTTAAGCGCAGAGGATCCAAAAGGCGAAAAACTAGTAAGCTATCTGAGGTTGGGCGGCTTGGGGCAGATCTTCCGATGAGTTCCCCTGGTACAACTGTTGATGCGGGAAGTACTGCTGCGAGTTTGAACTTCTGA
- the LOC140883056 gene encoding uncharacterized protein isoform X1: protein MKTSGEKKGEQMHDGSSACQRQEFVSVPQTEKTLEMTAETSNYNKHWKKPNLFLEIPKVSDQEFVRMKMPPTPTPTPRRVNFFLSPSPSDLRFNESPGPSSTRAKSSIRNLLTKLSFKYRDTNSDIEKATTVDSVFPPVVTQDKPSMSRSWSLSKIFTPRIKRMSSLPVTRDSNPDGAHGGSIDNHLNNTNNTRHMSRSLSVPVIDKEKGIRAKDSFFRVIPSTPRVIDGDPEVSIAATVDNENNEANGEDIPEDEAVCRICFVELCEGGETLKMECSCKGELALAHQECALKWFGIKGNKTCDVCKQEVRNLPVTLLRIQSSVDHNTPTHNFGHMEINGYRVWQEVPILAIVSMLAYFCFLEQLLVGKMGSGAIAISLPFSCVLGLLSSMTSSTMVKRGFIWVYASIQFALVVLFAHILYNMVHVQAVLSILLATFAGFGVSMSGSSITVEILRWRRRRHARANQNQMILNPGRRPPSSHVATSSYGSPSSYDRDVENPETFSGR from the exons ATGAAAACTAGTGGAGAGAAGAAGGGCGAGCAGATGCATGATGGGAGTAGTGCGTGTCAAAGGCAAGAATTTGTTTCGGTTCCTCAG acAGAAAAAACATTGGAAATGACTGCAGAAACATCAAACTACAACAAGCATTGGAAAAAGCCAAACCTTTTCTTGGAGATACCCAAGGTTTCTGATCAAGAATTTGTCCGAATGAAGATGCCTCCCACTCCAACCCCCACCCCAAGAAGAGTTAACTTCTTTTTATCACCAAGCCCTTCAGATTTGAGATTTAATGAGTCACCTGGACCTTCCTCAACTCGCGCCAAATCATCCATTAGAAATCTCTTGACCAAGTTAAGTTTCAAATATCGAGATACCAATTCAGATATAGAGAAAGCTACAACTGTTGACTCTGTTTTTCCTCCCGTTGTTACCCAAGATAAGCCCTCGATGTCACGATCATGGTCACTCTCAAAAATTTTTACGCCTAGAATAAAGAGGATGTCGTCCTTGCCTGTAACTAGGGATTCCAATCCAGATGGTGCTCATGGTGGAAGCATCGACAATCATCTAAATAAC aCAAATAACACGCGACACATGTCCCGATCACTTTCGGTCCCAGTCATTGACAAAGAGAAAGGCATTCGAGCAAAGGATTCATTCTTTCGTGTGATTCCCTCAACTCCTAGAGTGATAGATGGAGATCCTGAAGTGTCAATAGCTGCAACAGTGGATAAtg AAAATAATGAAGCCAATGGTGAAGATATACCCGAAGATGAAGCTGTTTGTCGAATTTGCTTTGTTGAACTATGTGAAGGAGGAGAAACCCTTAAGATGGAATGCAGCTGCAAAGGTGAACTTGCTTTGGCTCATCAGGAATGTGCATTAAAATGGTTTGGAATTAAGGGTAACAAGACATGCGATGTTTGCAAACAAGAAGTTCGGAATCTTCCTGTCACGCTTCTACGTATTCAAAGCTCTGTGGATCATAATACCCCCACACATAATTTCGGGCATATGGAGATCAATGGATACAG GGTTTGGCAGGAAGTGCCGATTCTTGCCATTGTTAGCATGCTTGCCTACTTCTGTTTTCTTGAACAGCTTTTG GTAGGAAAAATGGGCAGTGGTGCAATTGCCATTTCACTTCCATTTTCTTGTGTGCTTGGCCTACTCTCATCCATGACCTCTTCAACTATGG TGAAAAGAGGATTCATTTGGGTTTATGCATCGATCCAATTCGCCCTTGTGGTTCTCTTTGCTCATATCCTATACAACATG GTTCATGTGCAAGCGGTCCTATCAATCCTTCTTGCAACGTTTGCGGGGTTTGGTGTATCGATGAGTGGAAGCTCCATTACCGTGGAGATCCTGAGGTGGAGGAGACGAAGGCATGCTAGAGCAAATCAGAATCAGATGATATTGAATCCTGGTCGACGCCCCCCATCGAGCCATGTTGCTACATCATCATATGGGAGTCCTTCCTCATACGACAGAGATGTCGAAAATCCTGAAACGTTTAGTGGACgataa